In the Gasterosteus aculeatus chromosome X, fGasAcu3.hap1.1, whole genome shotgun sequence genome, one interval contains:
- the LOC120812598 gene encoding histone H2A-like codes for MSGRGKTGGKARAKAKTRSSRAGLQFPVGRVHRHLRKGNYAQRVGAGAPVYLAAVLEYLTAEILELAGNAARDNKKTRIIPRHLQLAVRNDEELNKLLGGVTIAQGGVLPNIQAVLLPKKTEKPAKK; via the coding sequence ATGAGCGGCAGAGGTAAAACCGGTGGAAAGGCTCGAgcgaaggcaaagacccgctcctctcgtgctggactccagttcccagtcggtcgcgtccacagacatctgcgcaaagggaactatgcgcagcgtgtcggcgcaggagcccccgtctacctggcggccgtgctggagtacctgaccgctgagatcctggagctggctggaaacgccgcccgcgacaacaagaagacccgcatcatcccgcgtcacctgcagctggctgtccgcaacgacgaggagctcaacaagctgctgggcggagtgaccatcgctcagggcggcgtgctgcccaacatccaggcggtgctgctgcccaagaagaccgagaagcccgccaagaagtaA